The proteins below come from a single Eubacterium limosum genomic window:
- a CDS encoding MFS transporter, with amino-acid sequence MKNSKLKSILQFIVLCAGGNAIFYVIFMRSSFYEAFLEAFTMTNEQFGVLFSCYAWVAVATYFLGGIVADKVSTKVLMVISFAGTGLLNIWFGTFPKYETALLIYALMGVTTTLTFWAALLKATRQFGQSVGSESKAFGGLEAGKAIFEVIFGTLAVFLFTKFAVMSAGLRFVIFMYGGILILLAIISLFVFDNGTGDEAAISEEKPFKLLLQCLKNVDIWICALMGAGAYAIGSTLGSYCGDIVGSNYGATVAVMGYVGVMTAYFKPFGGLGAGWFGDKFGPSAVLLILSIVLTGFAIVFAFLPTGPEYIWLFLVLFAVEIVCTGAFRSQKYATIKEARVPMSLSGTAFGFMATIIYASDAFLPPVIGRFLDTYDSVTAYRYTMLILAGFGLLSVVLCLIFRYRNKNNIKEILVEEKEAKILRKEAKQKSAQA; translated from the coding sequence ATGAAAAATTCTAAGTTGAAAAGCATCCTTCAGTTTATTGTACTCTGTGCAGGGGGAAATGCAATCTTTTATGTTATTTTCATGCGAAGCAGCTTCTATGAAGCCTTTCTGGAAGCCTTCACAATGACAAATGAGCAGTTTGGCGTTTTGTTCAGCTGCTATGCCTGGGTCGCGGTCGCAACCTATTTTCTGGGAGGGATTGTGGCCGATAAGGTATCCACAAAGGTGCTGATGGTCATATCCTTTGCGGGAACCGGCTTGCTCAATATCTGGTTTGGCACCTTTCCGAAATACGAGACGGCGCTGTTAATTTATGCGCTGATGGGCGTGACCACAACTTTGACCTTCTGGGCCGCACTGTTGAAGGCGACAAGACAGTTTGGACAGAGTGTAGGCAGTGAGAGTAAGGCCTTTGGCGGGCTGGAAGCCGGTAAAGCGATTTTTGAAGTCATCTTTGGGACACTGGCAGTTTTTCTGTTTACGAAATTTGCTGTTATGTCGGCAGGACTTCGCTTTGTCATCTTTATGTACGGTGGCATTCTCATTCTTCTGGCGATTATCTCCCTGTTTGTTTTTGACAACGGTACCGGTGACGAGGCGGCGATCAGTGAGGAAAAACCCTTTAAACTTTTGCTTCAATGTTTGAAAAATGTGGATATCTGGATCTGTGCCCTGATGGGGGCCGGAGCCTATGCCATCGGGAGCACTCTGGGCTCATATTGCGGTGACATTGTCGGCTCAAACTATGGTGCCACGGTCGCTGTTATGGGGTATGTTGGTGTTATGACTGCTTATTTTAAACCCTTTGGCGGATTGGGAGCCGGCTGGTTTGGCGATAAATTTGGACCGAGTGCAGTTCTGTTAATCCTGAGCATTGTTCTGACAGGCTTTGCCATTGTTTTCGCTTTCCTGCCGACAGGCCCGGAATATATATGGCTGTTCTTAGTCCTTTTCGCAGTTGAAATTGTGTGTACTGGCGCTTTCAGAAGCCAGAAATACGCGACCATCAAGGAAGCGCGGGTTCCCATGTCTTTATCCGGAACAGCTTTTGGCTTTATGGCCACCATTATTTACGCATCAGACGCTTTCCTGCCACCAGTGATCGGCCGTTTTCTGGACACTTATGACTCCGTTACCGCTTATCGCTACACCATGCTGATTCTGGCAGGGTTTGGCCTGTTGTCTGTTGTATTGTGTCTGATCTTCAGATACCGCAATAAAAACAATATTAAAGAGATTTTAGTTGAGGAAAAAGAAGCCAAGATCCTTCGCAAAGAGGCCAAACAAAAAAGCGCCCAGGCCTGA